A genomic segment from Aegilops tauschii subsp. strangulata cultivar AL8/78 chromosome 1, Aet v6.0, whole genome shotgun sequence encodes:
- the LOC141039220 gene encoding uncharacterized protein has protein sequence MLEKEKLATTGKNYADWVRNLRIVLRSAKKLYVLETTLPAEPAAGAPVNEQNVWATKDDDHNLVQCLMLACMSPQLQKRFEFHKPHDMIRELDALYKETAKSERFDIMKALMECKMVEGSSVGEHVVKMIGYAQRLKTLEFPLPPGHMMDMLLSSLPPSYDGFVTNYT, from the coding sequence ATGTTAGAGAAAGAGAAGTTAGCTACAACTGGGAAAaactatgcggactgggtccgcaacctgaggattgtcctcaggaGCGCTAAGAAATTGTATGTGCTTGAAACCACTCTTCCAGCTGAACCGGCGGCAGGAGCCCCGGTAAATGAACAAAATGTCTGGGCCACTAAGGATGATGATCACAACTTAGTGCAGTGCCTCATGCTAGCTTGCATGAGTCCACagcttcaaaaacgttttgaattccataaaccccatgatatgatccGGGAATTGGATGCTCTGTACAAGGAAACCGCAAAGTCTGAACGATTTGATATCATGAAGGCTTTGATGGAATGCAAGATGGTTGAGGGTAGTTCAGTTGGCGAACACGTGGTCAAAATGATTGGCTATGCTCAAAGGCTTAAAACCCTGGAATTTCCACTTCCACCTGGCCATATGATGGACATGTTGCTTTCTTCACTCCCCCCGTCTTACGACGGTTTTGTCACGAACTACACATGA